One Capsicum annuum cultivar UCD-10X-F1 chromosome 2, UCD10Xv1.1, whole genome shotgun sequence genomic window carries:
- the LOC107858098 gene encoding uncharacterized protein LOC107858098, whose product MISDTEKFAILYFLHSFVLSNVETVVIPRLHFDLVDSGRYKDFPWGSLSFEDLARSLNNRLKAGGQFYLIQGMPLAIQTIAPRLRFEFLMNAMFNGDGKDPPPRKSNEHSKKKQKVDSSTPVVKKSLREKQVDSFEEHTQTRTSTPRAAKADGMKTPIFKSIPTRQVHSKPYIHVEEVTVSKPESHVDKQAFISKKDFDAFRAEVRREFKEIRGLMRKKFKKLKKAFAQSKEQVEDIEANKATNIDEGELEQSGQHFSPDVVQSPDNIFDGTKQQHADKDPEHQNMDYVGIEKSPQRLSLEVDQELEANLLGCTVLHSEKMNVEIDSQQLIPDELLQSINLDYLHSEKVVQHDCQTSDEKIDETILSDSQFTILDEMLPSLNVYQIQSIIIHPLANRLEESHHEILDANINRGITDLEVELDTTEQVRTPVNTQEVTNDEQRDEKLWRDSQNTIPPKLRIRRPSPYTEKFGSASGSSAGVIRIFPQKHLFLYHLIDGIKDRKIVKNFTDWISADLLKATAKRKGKVNHYKRGKLEISKMHFGVEAVKDKN is encoded by the exons ATGATATCGGATACTGAGAAATTTGCAATCCTGTACTTCCTGCATTCATTTGTCTTATCTAATGTTGAAACTGTGGTAATACCCCGTCTTCATTTCGATTTGGTTGATAGTGGAAGATATAAGGATTTTCCATggggttctttatcttttgaagatTTGGCCAGAAGTTTGAACAATCGGTTGAAAGCTGgtggtcaattttatttgattcagggaATGCCACTAGCTATTCAA ACGATTGCACCTCGTCTACGCTTTGAGTTTTTAATGAATGCTATGTTTAATGGCGATGGCAAG GATCCACCACCAAGAAAGAGCAACGaacattcaaagaagaaacagaaggttGATTCCTCAACACCAGTAGTGAAGAAATCTTTAAGGGAAAAGCAAGTAGATAGTTTTGAAGAGCATACCCAAACGAGGACATCAACTCCTCGTGCTGCAAAGGCTGATGGAATGAAGACACCAATTTTCAAGTCAATTCCAACACGTCAG GTACACTCAAAGCCATATATTCATGTAGAGGAAGTAACTGTGTCAAAGCCTGAGAGTCATGTTGACAAACAagcctttatttctaagaaagattTTGATGCATTTCGCGCTGAG GTTCGTCGGGAATTTAAAGAAATTCGTGGtctaatgagaaaaaaattcaaaaagttgaagaaagcaTTTGCTCAAAGCAAg GAGCAGGTTGAAGATATTGAAGCtaataaagcaacaaatattgatgAGGGAGAGTTAGAGCAATCTGGACAACATTTCAGTCCTGATGTTGTTCAATCTCCGGATAATATTTTTGACGGTACAAAG caACAACATGCAGATAAAGATCCTGAACATCAGAATATGGATTACGTTGGTATCGAAAAATCACCACAACGATTAAGTTTGGAGGTTGATCAGGAATTGGAGGCAAATTTGCTTg GGTGCACTGTTTTGCATTCTGaaaaaatgaatgttgaaattgattctcaacaaTTAATTCCTGATGAGCTTCTCcaaagtataaatttggattacTTACATTCTGAGAAGGTTGTTCAACATGATTGTCAA ACCAGCgatgagaaaattgatgaaacaatTTTGTCTGATTCGCAATTCACAATCCTTGATGAGATGTTACCTAGCCTAAATGTGTATCAAATACAAAGCATCATCATACATCCATTGGCAAACCGTCTAGAAGAATCTCATCATGAAATTTTGGATGCAAAT ATCAACAGAGGAATCACTGATTTAGAGGTAGAACTTGATACCACGGAGCAAGTTAGAACACCTGTTAATACACAAGAAGTAACCAATGATGAACAGAGGGATGAAAAATTGTGGCGTGATTCACAAAATACAATCCC ACCAAAGTTAAGGATTAGACGACCATCACCATACACCGAAAAATTTGGTTCAGCTTCTG GGAGCTCAGCAGGGGTAATACGCATATTCCCCCAGAAACATCTATTTTTATATCACCTGATTGATGGGATAAAAGATAGAAAGATTGTGAAGAACTTCACAGACTGGATTTCTGCGGACCTCTTAAAAGCTACTGCTAAGAG GAAAGGAAAAGTGAATCATTACAAGAGGGGAAAATTAGAAATTTCAAAGATGCATTTTGGTGTTGAGGCTGTGAAAGACAAAAACTGA